A genome region from Natronobeatus ordinarius includes the following:
- a CDS encoding DUF7260 family protein produces the protein MSPEPSLDPFEEARLAIRAERRELIDEKQAFEAFLDRVKGLDVHQPSQTQSPLLATAPQKLDCVVDAYAETVATVPHYTDVYDEPILEHFAGELGVELAAAVTSGSQFHPELKRLLLEGSRQAITARERVLDLLETEADELERAERALTAVLEELESLLAQPLEQLEFNALRLTRVRLMRLETDCNTLAASRQSWIQNRQRAMILDHTDLGHYLYGECEHTYPALATIAEIGESIDRTRRQLDCRLSTAR, from the coding sequence GTGTCCCCGGAACCCAGCCTCGATCCGTTCGAGGAAGCCAGGCTCGCAATTAGGGCCGAACGTCGGGAGCTGATCGACGAAAAACAGGCGTTCGAGGCGTTTCTCGATCGAGTCAAGGGCCTCGACGTCCACCAGCCCTCCCAGACGCAGTCGCCGCTGCTCGCGACTGCACCCCAAAAACTGGACTGCGTCGTAGACGCGTACGCCGAAACCGTGGCAACTGTTCCACACTACACGGACGTATACGACGAACCCATCCTCGAGCACTTCGCCGGCGAACTCGGGGTGGAGCTGGCAGCGGCCGTCACGAGCGGCTCGCAGTTTCACCCGGAGTTGAAACGCCTGTTGCTCGAGGGAAGTCGACAGGCGATCACGGCCCGTGAGCGAGTCCTCGACCTGCTCGAGACCGAAGCGGACGAACTCGAGCGGGCCGAACGAGCACTGACGGCAGTGCTCGAGGAACTCGAGTCGCTGCTCGCCCAGCCGCTCGAGCAACTCGAGTTCAACGCGTTGCGGTTGACCCGCGTGCGCCTCATGCGGCTCGAAACCGACTGTAATACCCTCGCCGCGAGCCGCCAGTCGTGGATTCAGAACCGCCAGCGGGCGATGATCCTTGACCACACCGATCTCGGTCACTACCTCTACGGAGAGTGTGAACACACGTATCCGGCACTCGCGACGATCGCCGAGATCGGCGAGTCTATCGACCGGACTCGACGGCAGCTCGATTGCCGTCTCTCGACGGCACGCTGA
- a CDS encoding methyltransferase domain-containing protein, producing the protein MSGHVRRVLLVHDDREYLVEPGEEFGTDLGVLEVPEDVEPGETLETHLGTAFRVRALRGPDLFHHFERTGAPMVPRDVGLVIGETGISVGDRVLDAGTGTGVLAASMARAGASVVTYERDPDFADVARENMALAGVADAVEVRAGDVLESLESLVDEPEFDVLTLDTGDAPSMVEQAPTLLVDGGFLAVYSPFVEDSREVVETAHEVGLTDVRTHETIQREMDFDGRGSRPSTAPVGHTGYLTVARTT; encoded by the coding sequence GTGAGCGGTCACGTGAGACGCGTCCTGCTCGTCCACGACGACCGCGAGTACCTCGTCGAGCCGGGCGAGGAGTTCGGCACCGACCTCGGCGTGCTCGAGGTCCCCGAGGACGTCGAGCCCGGGGAGACGCTCGAGACGCACCTCGGGACGGCGTTTCGCGTCCGCGCGCTCCGCGGGCCGGACCTCTTTCACCACTTCGAGCGGACGGGCGCACCGATGGTTCCCCGCGACGTCGGCCTCGTCATCGGCGAGACCGGGATCTCGGTCGGGGATCGAGTGCTCGACGCCGGCACGGGGACCGGCGTCCTCGCCGCGTCGATGGCCCGCGCTGGCGCCTCGGTCGTCACTTACGAGCGCGACCCCGACTTCGCCGACGTCGCCCGCGAGAACATGGCGCTGGCCGGCGTCGCCGACGCCGTCGAGGTCCGAGCCGGTGACGTCCTCGAGTCGCTCGAGTCGCTCGTCGACGAGCCGGAGTTCGACGTCCTCACGCTCGATACGGGCGACGCGCCCTCGATGGTCGAACAGGCACCGACGCTGCTCGTCGACGGCGGCTTCCTCGCGGTCTACAGCCCGTTCGTCGAGGATAGCCGCGAGGTCGTCGAGACGGCGCACGAGGTCGGACTCACGGACGTCCGAACCCACGAGACGATCCAGCGCGAGATGGACTTCGACGGGCGGGGCTCGAGGCCGTCGACGGCGCCGGTCGGGCACACGGGCTACCTGACGGTCGCACGCACGACGTAA
- a CDS encoding nascent polypeptide-associated complex protein codes for MFGGGGGLDPRKMEQMMKQMGIDVDELDAEEVIIRTADHDLVFSDPDVTKMDARGQETYQIIGSPEERERGAADEGGDADAAIPDDDVEIVAMRTGATEDEAREALEAHDGDLAAAVEELE; via the coding sequence ATGTTTGGAGGAGGCGGTGGGCTCGACCCACGCAAGATGGAACAGATGATGAAGCAGATGGGCATCGACGTCGACGAGCTCGACGCCGAGGAAGTGATCATCCGCACCGCAGACCACGACCTCGTCTTCAGCGACCCCGACGTGACGAAGATGGACGCCCGCGGGCAGGAGACCTACCAGATCATCGGCTCGCCCGAAGAACGCGAACGCGGCGCTGCCGACGAGGGCGGCGACGCTGACGCAGCGATCCCCGACGACGACGTCGAGATCGTCGCCATGCGAACCGGCGCGACCGAGGACGAGGCTCGCGAGGCGCTCGAGGCCCACGACGGCGACCTCGCAGCGGCGGTCGAGGAGCTCGAGTGA
- a CDS encoding universal stress protein, with protein sequence MSAPERVLVALDGSDQSRAGLEYAAETYTDATIVCFHAIDPFDRDPEEATAEPLTEEWLEQERERVEALFDRALERVDLPADRVERETNVGQPAESIVAYTEEEPIDHVVVGSVGRGGANRLRLGSVAEVVVRRSPIPVTVVR encoded by the coding sequence ATGTCCGCACCTGAACGCGTGCTCGTCGCCCTCGACGGCTCCGACCAGTCACGGGCGGGCCTCGAGTACGCTGCGGAGACGTACACCGACGCGACGATCGTCTGTTTTCACGCCATCGATCCGTTCGACCGCGATCCCGAGGAGGCGACGGCCGAGCCGCTGACCGAGGAGTGGCTCGAGCAAGAACGCGAGCGAGTCGAGGCGCTGTTCGACCGCGCGCTCGAGCGCGTCGACCTGCCCGCAGATCGGGTCGAGCGGGAGACGAACGTCGGGCAGCCCGCAGAGTCGATCGTGGCCTACACCGAGGAGGAGCCGATCGATCACGTCGTCGTCGGCAGTGTCGGCCGGGGAGGGGCGAACCGGCTGCGACTCGGGAGCGTCGCCGAGGTCGTCGTCCGCCGGTCGCCGATCCCCGTGACGGTCGTCCGGTAG
- a CDS encoding universal stress protein — MEVLVPIDGSPQSNAALELALERFADADLTLVHVVDPVGDDWDDPSTEAGKRFEAETELAERLFEDARAQIPADVAVETVVKRGSPWREVVACVEERDVDHVVMGSHGRDGTSRLLLGSVAELVVRRAPAPVTVVK, encoded by the coding sequence ATGGAGGTACTCGTTCCGATCGACGGATCGCCACAGTCGAACGCCGCCCTGGAGCTCGCCCTCGAGCGGTTCGCCGACGCCGACCTCACGCTCGTCCACGTCGTCGACCCCGTCGGCGACGACTGGGACGACCCGTCGACGGAGGCCGGCAAGCGCTTCGAGGCTGAAACGGAGCTTGCAGAGCGACTGTTCGAGGACGCTCGAGCGCAGATTCCGGCCGACGTGGCGGTCGAAACGGTGGTAAAGCGGGGCTCTCCCTGGCGGGAGGTCGTCGCCTGCGTCGAGGAGCGCGACGTCGACCACGTCGTGATGGGCAGCCACGGCCGTGACGGAACGAGCCGGCTGTTGCTCGGGAGCGTCGCCGAGCTCGTCGTTCGGCGTGCGCCGGCTCCGGTGACGGTCGTCAAGTGA
- a CDS encoding site-2 protease family protein, translating into MFRSYRIGSILGIPIKLDVTFLLILPVFAWVIAVQFVELAEILNLVIGAGIDPDAFAGTEWIWVLGLAAAIGLFVSVLLHELGHSVAAMRYDVPIESITLWLLGGVASFTEMPKDWRHEFVIAIAGPVVSVAIGVGSYLLLFAVPPAFGGIRFVVAYLAVMNVFLAAFNMLPAFPLDGGRVLRSLLARNRPYAAATQQAARVGQLFAIALGLFGLLALNFVLIAIAFFVYIAAAGEARQTALEAAVGDLLVADVMIPSNELVTARPEETVSDLLERMFRERHSGFPVVEDGHVVGIVTLEDVQDVASVEREAMLVRDVMRTDPETLDVDDELVPAMITLQRSGADRVLVMDEAGGAVGMVTRSDLARALSIGMVRGPREPDERDQPLEEVSMTDSTPHRW; encoded by the coding sequence ATGTTCAGAAGTTACCGGATCGGCTCGATCCTCGGGATTCCGATCAAGCTGGACGTCACGTTCCTCTTGATCTTGCCGGTGTTCGCGTGGGTCATCGCGGTGCAGTTCGTCGAGCTGGCGGAGATTCTCAATCTCGTCATCGGCGCCGGCATCGACCCCGACGCGTTCGCCGGCACCGAGTGGATCTGGGTGCTCGGGCTCGCGGCGGCCATCGGGCTGTTCGTGAGCGTCCTGTTGCACGAACTGGGCCACTCGGTGGCGGCGATGCGATACGACGTCCCAATCGAGTCGATCACTCTCTGGCTGCTCGGCGGGGTCGCCTCGTTCACCGAGATGCCCAAAGACTGGCGCCACGAGTTCGTGATCGCGATCGCCGGACCCGTCGTCAGCGTCGCGATCGGCGTCGGCTCCTACCTCCTCCTGTTCGCCGTGCCGCCGGCGTTCGGCGGTATTCGCTTCGTCGTCGCCTACCTCGCGGTGATGAACGTCTTCCTCGCGGCGTTCAACATGCTGCCGGCGTTTCCCCTCGACGGCGGACGCGTCCTTCGGTCGCTGCTCGCCCGGAACCGTCCCTACGCGGCCGCGACCCAGCAGGCGGCCCGCGTCGGCCAGCTGTTCGCCATCGCCCTCGGCCTCTTCGGCCTGCTCGCGCTCAACTTCGTCCTGATCGCGATCGCCTTCTTCGTCTACATCGCCGCCGCCGGTGAGGCACGCCAGACCGCCCTCGAGGCCGCCGTCGGCGACCTCCTGGTCGCAGACGTGATGATCCCGTCGAACGAACTGGTGACCGCTCGTCCCGAAGAGACGGTGAGCGACTTACTCGAGCGGATGTTTCGCGAACGCCACTCCGGCTTCCCGGTGGTCGAGGACGGACACGTCGTCGGAATCGTCACCCTCGAGGACGTCCAGGACGTCGCGTCCGTCGAGCGCGAGGCGATGCTGGTCCGGGACGTGATGCGAACCGACCCGGAGACGCTCGACGTCGACGACGAGCTCGTCCCCGCGATGATCACGCTCCAGCGAAGCGGCGCCGACCGGGTGCTCGTCATGGACGAAGCCGGCGGTGCCGTCGGGATGGTGACGCGCTCTGACCTCGCGCGGGCGCTGAGCATCGGCATGGTCCGAGGGCCCCGAGAGCCGGACGAGCGCGACCAGCCGCTCGAGGAGGTCTCGATGACCGACTCGACGCCCCATCGCTGGTAA
- a CDS encoding transcription initiation factor IIB, which yields MTQSITNRTRDESETSETGRCPDCETDTIVHDPDRGERVCRECGLVLSEDPIDYGPEWRAFNAREHQELSRVGAPLTQSMHDRGLTTTIDWRNRDANGHSMSADKHGQLHRLRVWQERIRTKNAGERNLKYALSEIDRMVSALGVPRPVKETASVIYRQALDRDLIRGRSIEGVATSALYTACRKEGIPRSLEEVTAVARVDQREIGRTYRYIADELDINLEPTNPRQFVPRFCSELDVSKDVETKAIEIIDETTEAGLHSGKSPTGYAAAAIYAAGLLCDETVPQRAVADTAQTTVVTVRNRYREQLEAIDQPA from the coding sequence ATGACGCAGTCGATCACCAACCGTACCAGAGACGAATCAGAGACGAGTGAGACCGGCCGGTGTCCCGACTGCGAGACCGACACGATCGTTCACGACCCCGATCGCGGTGAGCGGGTCTGTCGAGAGTGTGGACTCGTTCTCAGCGAAGATCCGATCGATTACGGCCCGGAGTGGCGAGCGTTCAACGCACGCGAGCACCAGGAACTCTCGCGCGTCGGCGCACCACTCACCCAGTCGATGCACGACCGCGGGCTAACGACGACCATCGACTGGCGAAACCGCGACGCGAACGGCCACTCGATGTCCGCCGACAAACACGGTCAGCTCCACCGACTGCGCGTCTGGCAAGAACGCATTCGAACCAAGAACGCCGGCGAGCGAAATCTGAAGTACGCGCTCTCGGAGATCGATCGCATGGTCAGCGCCCTCGGCGTTCCCCGCCCGGTCAAAGAGACGGCGAGCGTCATCTACCGCCAGGCGCTCGACCGTGATCTCATCCGCGGCCGATCGATCGAGGGCGTCGCTACGAGCGCGCTCTACACCGCCTGCCGAAAGGAGGGCATCCCCCGCAGCCTCGAGGAAGTCACCGCCGTCGCTCGCGTCGACCAGCGCGAGATCGGGCGCACCTACCGCTACATCGCGGACGAACTCGACATCAATTTAGAGCCGACAAATCCGCGCCAGTTCGTCCCGCGCTTCTGTTCGGAACTCGACGTGAGCAAGGACGTCGAGACGAAAGCGATCGAGATCATCGACGAGACGACCGAAGCCGGGCTCCACTCCGGCAAGTCGCCGACCGGCTACGCGGCCGCAGCGATCTACGCCGCTGGCCTCCTCTGTGACGAGACCGTCCCCCAGCGAGCGGTCGCCGACACCGCCCAGACGACCGTCGTCACCGTCAGAAACCGCTATCGCGAGCAGCTCGAGGCGATCGACCAGCCGGCCTGA
- a CDS encoding DUF7344 domain-containing protein: MSSMDTSLPEEITSVTDDGDDGRLSKDVIFELLKNRRRREVLTYLLETDGTVTLGELAEQIAAWENDTTVNALSSDQRKRVYVALYQTHLPKMDDAGIIEYDQDRGLIELSDNADLLMMYLDTDTHQTDRWDRWYAVVSVVGAAVVTAAYLGVPPLTIVPTSAVAGVVVGAFLALSLAHVFVNHRRQQAVDGKLSRIE, encoded by the coding sequence ATGTCATCGATGGATACCTCGTTACCAGAAGAGATTACGTCAGTCACCGACGATGGTGACGATGGACGGCTCTCCAAGGACGTAATCTTCGAGCTTCTGAAGAACCGTAGACGGCGGGAAGTACTCACTTACTTGCTCGAGACCGACGGCACAGTGACGCTCGGTGAACTCGCCGAACAGATCGCCGCCTGGGAGAACGACACGACGGTCAACGCGCTGAGTTCCGACCAGCGAAAGCGGGTGTACGTCGCCCTCTACCAGACCCACCTGCCCAAGATGGACGACGCTGGCATCATCGAGTACGACCAGGATCGCGGGTTGATCGAGCTCTCTGACAACGCCGATCTGCTGATGATGTACCTCGACACCGACACCCATCAGACGGATCGGTGGGACCGCTGGTACGCAGTCGTGAGCGTCGTCGGTGCTGCCGTCGTCACGGCTGCGTACCTCGGGGTGCCACCGCTGACGATCGTTCCGACGAGCGCCGTCGCCGGCGTCGTCGTCGGTGCGTTTCTCGCGCTCTCGCTCGCACACGTGTTCGTCAACCATCGCCGCCAGCAGGCGGTCGACGGAAAGTTATCGCGGATCGAGTGA
- a CDS encoding GNAT family N-acetyltransferase — protein sequence MATDHTQSNGGDATAERRARTRDGDTHDAAESGERDREQNAETRADPYEIRPYEPDDREDFLELYDLVLGERDDGWFRWKYEENPYTDHVPMTVAVTDDRVVGTKPCFALELRAGNQTVRGYQPADVMVHPDHRRRGLYSRTTELLKTHYRDRDPSLFFNFPNPATLSGSLKHGWQVVEEVPTFYRVQRPDALVDDGRLSRFARMARPLARGYLRARDLTILSEALTVDWYDDVPVEPFVELYERAVPSTFHAHRDETFYQWRFRNPQWEYESYVARRHGDAIAGVVVGTRDRDGTDQVCLTDVVPLESAPDREAGLIAILKRVLADRRDADLVAASGRAIPPSLLRRFGFHADDSLPLSALTVPTTQVAYPIADDGGHEWTVAGRAITDPTNWTVTFAEQDTL from the coding sequence ATGGCCACCGATCACACACAGTCCAACGGCGGTGACGCGACGGCCGAGCGACGAGCCCGGACACGAGACGGCGACACCCACGACGCCGCTGAGTCCGGCGAGCGAGACCGTGAACAGAACGCCGAAACGAGAGCCGATCCATACGAGATCCGCCCGTACGAGCCGGACGACCGGGAGGATTTCCTCGAGCTCTACGACCTCGTCCTCGGCGAGCGCGACGACGGCTGGTTCCGCTGGAAGTACGAGGAGAATCCCTACACCGACCACGTCCCGATGACCGTCGCAGTCACAGACGACAGGGTCGTCGGCACGAAGCCGTGTTTCGCCCTCGAGTTGCGTGCCGGGAACCAAACTGTCCGTGGCTATCAGCCGGCAGACGTGATGGTCCACCCCGATCACCGGCGCCGAGGACTCTACTCTCGGACGACCGAGTTGCTGAAAACCCACTACCGGGATCGCGATCCGTCGCTCTTTTTCAACTTCCCCAACCCGGCGACGCTCTCGGGAAGTCTCAAGCACGGCTGGCAGGTCGTCGAGGAAGTGCCGACGTTCTACCGCGTCCAGCGGCCCGATGCCCTGGTCGACGATGGGCGGCTCTCGCGGTTCGCGAGGATGGCCCGTCCTCTCGCACGTGGGTACCTTCGCGCGCGTGATCTAACTATTTTGTCTGAAGCGCTCACCGTCGACTGGTACGACGACGTTCCCGTCGAGCCGTTCGTCGAGCTGTACGAACGGGCAGTCCCGTCGACGTTCCACGCTCACCGCGACGAGACGTTCTACCAGTGGCGCTTCCGGAACCCCCAGTGGGAGTACGAATCGTACGTCGCCCGTCGACACGGCGACGCGATCGCCGGCGTCGTCGTGGGGACGCGTGACCGGGATGGAACGGATCAGGTGTGTCTCACCGACGTCGTGCCGCTCGAGTCAGCCCCGGATCGAGAGGCAGGGCTGATCGCGATCTTGAAACGGGTGCTCGCCGATCGGCGCGACGCGGACCTCGTCGCCGCGAGCGGACGGGCGATCCCGCCATCGCTCCTTCGTCGGTTCGGTTTCCACGCCGACGACTCGCTTCCCCTCTCGGCGCTGACGGTGCCGACGACGCAGGTGGCGTACCCGATCGCCGACGACGGCGGTCACGAGTGGACCGTCGCCGGACGTGCGATCACCGATCCGACGAATTGGACCGTTACGTTCGCCGAACAGGACACGTTATAA
- the mct gene encoding succinyl-CoA:mesaconate CoA-transferase, whose product MPALDDLRVLDLTRVLGGPYCTMLLADLGADVVKIEPPGGDFVRDTPPFHQDDDSFGGYFQSVNRGKRSLELDFTDEADRADFLSLVEEADVVVENYRVGTMEKFDLEYERLAAINPQLVYASMRGFGDPRTGPSPKQHEPAFDLVAQALGGVMHLTGQEDSPPTKVGFGVGDIFTGTLHAVNILAALHYRERTGVGQYVDTAMYDAMVSLAERTVYQYSYTGEVPKRQGNSHPTLYPYNAYEATDGYVVIAALGDRHWHALCEAMDRPGWIVEYPSAQDRLESRDELHAEITAWVAERTVDDVTDTLSPAVPCGPVQTIEDIYESEHIRCREMLVEAPLANGEETVTIAGTPIKMTKTPPRPNGRAPLLDEHRDELLDDPEDPIERIRMDGRSSHVGLSDGGSNDD is encoded by the coding sequence ATGCCTGCCCTCGACGACCTCCGCGTGCTGGATCTGACGCGCGTCCTCGGCGGACCGTACTGTACGATGTTGCTCGCCGACCTCGGTGCAGACGTCGTCAAGATCGAGCCACCGGGTGGTGACTTCGTCCGCGACACCCCACCGTTCCACCAGGACGACGACAGCTTCGGCGGCTACTTCCAGAGCGTTAACCGGGGTAAACGCAGCCTCGAGCTCGACTTCACCGACGAAGCCGATCGCGCCGACTTCCTCTCGCTCGTCGAGGAAGCTGACGTCGTCGTAGAGAACTACCGCGTCGGAACGATGGAGAAGTTCGACCTCGAGTACGAACGCCTCGCCGCGATCAATCCGCAGCTCGTCTACGCGTCGATGCGTGGCTTCGGCGATCCACGGACCGGTCCGAGCCCGAAGCAACACGAGCCAGCGTTCGACCTCGTCGCCCAGGCGCTCGGCGGCGTCATGCACCTCACCGGCCAGGAAGACAGCCCACCAACGAAAGTCGGCTTCGGGGTCGGCGACATCTTTACGGGAACCTTACACGCGGTTAACATTCTTGCCGCGTTGCACTACCGCGAACGAACCGGCGTCGGCCAGTACGTCGACACGGCGATGTACGACGCGATGGTCAGCCTCGCCGAGCGAACCGTCTACCAGTACTCCTACACTGGTGAGGTGCCCAAGCGCCAGGGGAACTCCCACCCGACACTCTATCCGTACAACGCCTACGAAGCGACCGATGGCTACGTCGTCATCGCCGCCCTCGGTGACCGTCACTGGCACGCGCTCTGTGAGGCGATGGACAGACCCGGGTGGATCGTCGAATATCCGAGCGCACAGGACCGCCTCGAGAGCCGCGACGAGCTTCACGCCGAGATCACCGCCTGGGTCGCCGAACGGACGGTCGACGACGTGACCGACACGCTGAGTCCCGCCGTTCCCTGTGGTCCCGTGCAGACGATCGAGGACATTTACGAGAGCGAACACATCCGCTGTCGGGAGATGCTCGTCGAAGCACCCCTCGCCAACGGTGAGGAGACGGTGACGATCGCCGGGACGCCGATCAAGATGACCAAGACCCCACCCCGGCCGAACGGTCGTGCGCCGTTGCTCGACGAGCACCGCGACGAACTGCTCGACGACCCGGAGGATCCGATCGAGCGGATAAGAATGGACGGGCGCTCGTCTCACGTCGGGCTCTCAGACGGTGGTTCGAACGACGACTGA
- the gcvPB gene encoding aminomethyl-transferring glycine dehydrogenase subunit GcvPB: MTREGTRYDQARWTNDGQYEPLLSEKDRTRVEIDGDDSPLPDELTRDALELPELSEPELARHYTRLSQMVYGIDSGPYPLGSCTMKYNPKFTEDVAALPSAAVHPDRSAASIQGTLELMYRLQDYLGRIGGMDAVTLQPPAGAAGEFVGVRVAAAYHEHNGEGHRDEVIIPESAHGTNFATAALAGYDVVSMPSDDEGRVDLEALEAALSSNTAALMLTNPNTLGLFERDIIEIAEMVHDVGGLLYYDGANLNALLGRARPGDMGFDVMHYNVHKTFATPHGGGGPGAGPVGVAEELEPFLPSPRVRETGDDSENAYELFEPEHTIGHVHGFQGNWLVLVKTFAYIARLGDEGLTDASAKAVLNANYLASQIEYDVPYGPFHHEFVASAGDQDAADVAKRMLDYGVHPPTTKWPEIVPEALMTEPTEVESRETLDQLAAAFNAVVDEDDETLEAAPSRTSARRIDQTSAARNPRLSWHALEEETATDSSRTP, encoded by the coding sequence ATGACGCGAGAAGGCACCAGGTACGACCAGGCGCGGTGGACGAACGACGGCCAGTACGAACCGTTGCTCTCGGAGAAGGACCGAACGCGCGTCGAGATCGACGGCGACGACTCGCCGCTCCCGGACGAGCTCACGCGCGACGCTCTCGAGCTGCCCGAACTCTCCGAGCCGGAGCTCGCGCGCCACTACACCCGGCTCTCGCAGATGGTGTACGGTATCGACAGCGGTCCGTACCCGCTCGGATCGTGTACGATGAAGTACAACCCCAAGTTCACCGAGGACGTCGCGGCCCTCCCCTCGGCGGCCGTCCACCCGGATCGCTCGGCGGCGTCGATCCAGGGAACGCTCGAGCTCATGTATCGGCTGCAGGACTACCTCGGCCGGATCGGCGGCATGGACGCCGTGACGCTCCAGCCACCGGCCGGTGCGGCGGGCGAGTTCGTCGGCGTCCGCGTCGCGGCGGCCTACCACGAACACAACGGCGAGGGCCACCGCGACGAGGTGATCATCCCCGAGAGCGCCCACGGAACGAACTTCGCGACCGCAGCGCTGGCCGGTTACGACGTCGTCTCGATGCCGAGCGACGACGAGGGCCGCGTCGACCTCGAGGCGCTCGAGGCTGCCCTCTCTTCTAACACCGCCGCGCTGATGCTCACGAACCCCAACACGCTCGGGCTGTTCGAGCGGGACATCATCGAAATCGCCGAGATGGTTCACGACGTCGGCGGGCTGCTCTATTACGACGGCGCGAACCTGAACGCGCTGCTCGGGCGCGCTCGTCCAGGCGACATGGGCTTCGACGTGATGCACTACAACGTCCACAAGACGTTCGCGACGCCTCACGGCGGGGGCGGTCCCGGGGCCGGCCCGGTCGGCGTCGCCGAGGAACTCGAGCCGTTCCTGCCGTCACCCCGCGTCCGCGAGACCGGAGACGACAGCGAGAACGCCTACGAGCTGTTCGAGCCCGAACATACTATCGGTCACGTCCACGGCTTCCAGGGTAACTGGCTCGTGCTCGTGAAGACGTTCGCCTACATCGCCCGGCTCGGAGACGAGGGGCTCACCGATGCCAGCGCGAAGGCCGTCCTCAACGCGAACTACCTCGCGAGCCAGATCGAGTACGACGTTCCCTACGGCCCGTTCCACCACGAGTTCGTCGCCAGCGCGGGCGACCAGGACGCCGCCGACGTCGCCAAGCGCATGCTCGATTACGGCGTCCACCCGCCGACGACCAAGTGGCCCGAGATCGTCCCCGAGGCGCTGATGACCGAGCCGACGGAGGTCGAAAGCAGGGAGACGCTCGACCAGCTCGCCGCGGCGTTCAACGCCGTCGTCGACGAGGACGACGAGACGCTCGAGGCCGCACCCAGCCGGACGTCGGCCCGGCGCATCGACCAGACGAGCGCCGCGCGAAACCCTCGGCTGTCCTGGCACGCGCTCGAAGAGGAGACGGCGACGGATTCGTCGCGTACGCCATAA